The Clostridia bacterium genome includes the window ACGCGGTCCGCCCCGTGGCGGCGAGCCACCCTCAGGAGGAAGCGGTACCGCCGGCGCCGGGCTTCGTCCTCGCCGGCCGCCGCGCCCGCCCCCGCACGCCGGCCGATCGTGACGGGAACGCCCCAGCGCCGGGCCAGATCCCTCACCCAGCGGGCGTCGTCGGCGCTGTCCGGGCGCAGGCCGTGGTCGTAGTGCGCCGCGCGCACCGTCCAGCCCATCGCCGGGGCCGCCCGCAGGAGCGCGTGGAGCAGGACGACCGAGTCCCGGCCGCCGCTGACGGCCACCACGAGCCGCGCCCCCGGCGGCAGGAGGCCGCCGGCGGCAGCGGCGCGGACGGCTGCTTCGACTGTGAGCGCGCGGCGCAACGGCAACCCTCCTCGACGCCCGCCACGACCGGCGTCAGCCCCGCCCGTCCTGGAGCCACGCCCTTGCGACCTCGACTTCATCGGCGTGGATCTCGTGTCCTGCGTTCGCCCACTGCAGGGTCACGTCCGCCCCCGCATCTCGGAGAAGGTCCGTGAGCCGCTTCGGGTGGTCCCCGGTGATGAGCGGATCGTGCCGCCCTGAAAGAACGAGGACGCGCGTCCCCTGCAGGGACGGCGGCTGCGGCGGCACGAGCGGCACCATCGGCCGGAAGAGGACGGCGGCGGCGAGCGTGCCCGGCTCCAGCAGGAGAAGGCTGGCGGCGATGTTGGCGCCGTTCGAATAGCCGACGGCGATCACGGAGTCCGCCGCGAAGCCGTGCCGCGCGGCCGCCCGCGGCACGAACTCCGCAAGCTCCCGCGTGCGCCGCACCAGGTCCGCCTCGTCGAAGACGCCCTCCGCCAGCCGGCGGAACCACCGCGGCGCGGATCCCTCCAGCACCTTGCCGCGCACGCCGAGGAGCGCCGCGCCGCCGTCCAGCGTCCGGCCAAGGGGCAGGAGGTCGCGCTCGTCGCCGCCCGTCCCGTGCAGGAGCAGCAGGGTGCGCGGCGACTCGCCTCGACCCGGCACGAACACGTGGTGAAACCCGAGAAGTTCCTCCGCCATGGAAGCCTAGCCCTCTTCGAGCCCGGCGAGGGCGCGCGTGTCCAGCGGGCGCAGCCGCGCCTCGATGGCCGCGCGATACGGCTCCAGGAACGGCGGCAGCGCCAGGCGTTCGCCAAGATGCTCGAAGTCCTCGTCCGCCTCGAAGCCCGGCCCGTCCGTGGCGAGCTCGTACAGGATCCCGTTCGGCTCGCGGAAGTAGATCGAGCGGAAGTAGAACCGCTCCACGATGCCGGACGTGCGGAATCCGCGGCCTTCGAGCCGCTCCAGCCACGCCGCGTGCTCCTCCGGGTTCGGC containing:
- a CDS encoding alpha/beta hydrolase: MAEELLGFHHVFVPGRGESPRTLLLLHGTGGDERDLLPLGRTLDGGAALLGVRGKVLEGSAPRWFRRLAEGVFDEADLVRRTRELAEFVPRAAARHGFAADSVIAVGYSNGANIAASLLLLEPGTLAAAVLFRPMVPLVPPQPPSLQGTRVLVLSGRHDPLITGDHPKRLTDLLRDAGADVTLQWANAGHEIHADEVEVARAWLQDGRG